The Corticium candelabrum chromosome 18, ooCorCand1.1, whole genome shotgun sequence genome includes a region encoding these proteins:
- the LOC134193856 gene encoding guanylate cyclase soluble subunit beta-1-like isoform X2, whose protein sequence is MFCPFQQRSTVTAKASPGVTRRKSNLLFHNYSENTTFHNLEAPPKGGTEPYTDIELQEHYGNSFMKQFSNSTSIDLLKNIAFNLYDFLNSLESVHFHLFVDELPMPWIPQGMRCEKRESDNSLLFHFCSLPNSHFTDPRNMVAGIIKQLASFVFKMTVSIDMISEVWEGKFDSPRHCVFSIRKITEKGQSSVSGLLPSKNGHKYYFPKKMLISPKTLLKACPFHIIFDHHLDLVEIGSSLQRVLKFPVNEDGSVTTELHFTRVFNLLRPRLDNVNFESFVEHQNSVVELQIKDSALAALTEDEIERKRRSKFKKNAKDDKKPSTFKRIFNIRGQMIHVLESESLLFMGMPPVRTLNQVEEYGLYVSDIPVHDATRDLILQSGALAGNITLERRLIRAMEDIEKTEVLLREKKKCSDKLLCSMLPGPVVDTLLENKMIRPKLFKSVTIMFSDLTNFAELTADWETCQIIDLLNEMYTSFDELLSSHNVYKVETVNDSYMVVGGCPEPHEHHAREVARMAIDMMNTMYDVQHPVTHQSLATQLRIGIHSGSIQAGVVGFERPRYCLFGDTVNVTSRALTNGISGKITITQYTYEKLKVYDEFYFQDPHEVVMKGVDAQVMCYILVMSKRRGSVDSTASRKSRKASATPEWFKYPVENYGDILKRKYLGGKARSVSEGSVGRASSNLLHKPANPLAAIKSPQKKSHERSSNSSYKHSPLASRSSTSAAGKKSGALNHRKSTESSVSRSNSVCAMPAGFIVTQPTSRETDHKRLKKHSSSSMITSMIAEECEERIVNNEATAAVAADCFTGDTDGTNVDDYVPHDDELLDGNSVPLLSIIQETDV, encoded by the exons ATGTTCTGTCCGTTCCAGCAACGTTCGACGGTGACTGCAAAGGCGTCGCCAGGAGTAACAAGACGGAAG AGCAACTTGCTGTTTCACAACTATTCTGAAAACACAACATTTCACAACCTTGAGGCTCCTCCTAAGGGCGGAACAG aACCATACACGGATATTGAGTTGCAGGAACATTATGGAAACAGTTTTATGAAGCAGTTTTCTAATTCGACTTCAATAGACTTGCTGAAGAATATCGCATTCAATCTTTATGATTTTCTTAACTCACTCGAGTCTGTTcactttcatttgtttgttgatgagCTGCCTATGCCGTGGATTCCACAGGGCATGAGATGTGAGAAACGCGAATCAGATAATTCTCTCTTGTTTCACTTCTGCTCGTTACCCAACAGCCATTTTACAGACCCAAGAAACATGGTGGCCGGAATTATCAAGCAATTGGCTTCGTTTGTGTTTAAGATGACGGTGTCAATTGATATGATTTCTGAAGTTTGGGAAGGGAAATTTGATTCCCCCAGACATTGTGTGTTTTCTATTAGGAAAATAACAGAGAAAGGTCAATCTTCAGTTAGTGGCTTGCTTCCTAGTAAAAATGGTCATAAATATTACTTTCCAAAGAAAATGCTGATTTCTCCAAAAACTCTGTTGAAAGCTTGTCCATTTCACATCATATTTGATCATCATCTCGATCTTGTTGAAATTGGATCATCACTGCAGCGAGTTCTCAAGTTCCCAGTGAATGAAGATGGAAGTGTGACTACAGAACTTCACTTCACTCGTGTCTTCAACTTGTTACGTCCAAGATTAGATAACGTGaattttgaaagttttgttgaACACCAAAATTCTGTTGTTGAGTTGCAAATCAAGGACTCTGCTTTAGCTGCCCTAACTGAAGATGAAATAGAACGTAAACGCAGGTCCAAGTTCAAGAAGAATGCTAAAGATGACAAGAAACCGAGTACTTTCAAACGTATATTTAACATTCGTGGTCAGATGATTCATGTTCTTGAGTCTGAGTCGCTGTTGTTCATGGGCATGCCACCTGTTCGTACACTCAATCAAGTAGAAGAATATGGGCTATACGTTAGTGACATTCCTGTTCATGATGCAACAAGGGATCTCATTCTACAAAGTGGTGCACTTGCTGGAAACATCACTCTTGAGAGGCGGCTGATCCGTGCAATGGAAGATATTGAAAAGACTGAAGTATTACTTCGAGAAAAGAAAAAATGTTCAGATAAGCTACTTTGCTCGATGCTTCCTGGTCCTGTAGTTGACACTCttttagaaaacaaaatgaTTAGGCCAAAACTGTTTAAGAGTGTAACAATCATGTTCAGTGATTTGACAAACTTTGCCGAACTGACAGCTGACTGGGAAACATGTCAAATAATTGATCTGCTGAATGAAATGTACACAAGCTTTGACGAGCTTTTATCATCTCATAACGTTTACAAG GTTGAGACAGTGAATGATTCTTATATGGTTGTTGGAGGTTGTCCAGAGCCACATGAACATCATGCTCGAGAGGTTGCGAGGATGGCAATTGACATGATGAACACAATGTATGATGTTCAGCATCCAGTCACACACCAATCATTAGCCACCCAG CTTCGAATTGGCATTCATTCTGGTTCTATTCAAGCTGGTGTGGTAGGCTTTGAACGTCCTCGTTACTGCCTGTTTGGTGATACTGTCAATGTAACCAGTCGAGCTCTGACTAATGGCATTTCCGGCAAGATAACAATTACACAATACACATATGA GAAACTGAAGGTTTATGACGAGTTTTATTTTCAAGATCCTCACGAAGTTGTAATGAAGGGTGTGGATGCACAGGTGATGTGCTACATACTTGTAATGAGCAAACGAAGAGGCTCAGTTGATTCTACAGCAAGTAGGAAATCTCGCAAGGCAAGTGCCACACCTGAATGGTTTAAGTATCCGGTGGAAAACTATGGTGACATTCTCAAGAG GAAATATTTGGGAGGGAAGGCAAGAAGTGTGTCTGAAGGATCAGTTGGAAGAGCAAGTTCCAATTTACTTCACAAGCCTGCAAATCCTCTTGCAGCCATTAAAAGTCCACAGAAGAAAAGTCATGAAAGATCTAGTAATTCTTCATACAAACACAGCCCTTTAGCATCCAGATCAAGCACGAGTGCTGCAGGGAAGAAGAGTGGAGCATTAAATCACCGGAAGAGTACTGAGTCGAGCGTGTCTCGATCAAATAGCGTTTGTGCTATGCCAGCTGGATTCATTGTGACTCAACCAACGAGCAGAGAGACTGATCACAAACGCCTCAAGAAACATTCATCGTCGTCGATGATAACGAGCATGATAGCTGAAGAATGTGAAGAAAGAATCGTCAACAATGAAGCAACTGCAGCTGTGGCTGCTGACTGTTTTACAGGTGATACGGATGGCACTAATGTTGATGACTATGTGCCACATGACGATGAGTTACTGGACGGCAACTCGGTGCCATTGCTTTCAATAATCCAAGAGACagatgtgtga
- the LOC134193856 gene encoding guanylate cyclase soluble subunit beta-1-like isoform X1 has translation MNIGGVSCSYVFSRDPRPQPIFRDLSNLLFHNYSENTTFHNLEAPPKGGTEPYTDIELQEHYGNSFMKQFSNSTSIDLLKNIAFNLYDFLNSLESVHFHLFVDELPMPWIPQGMRCEKRESDNSLLFHFCSLPNSHFTDPRNMVAGIIKQLASFVFKMTVSIDMISEVWEGKFDSPRHCVFSIRKITEKGQSSVSGLLPSKNGHKYYFPKKMLISPKTLLKACPFHIIFDHHLDLVEIGSSLQRVLKFPVNEDGSVTTELHFTRVFNLLRPRLDNVNFESFVEHQNSVVELQIKDSALAALTEDEIERKRRSKFKKNAKDDKKPSTFKRIFNIRGQMIHVLESESLLFMGMPPVRTLNQVEEYGLYVSDIPVHDATRDLILQSGALAGNITLERRLIRAMEDIEKTEVLLREKKKCSDKLLCSMLPGPVVDTLLENKMIRPKLFKSVTIMFSDLTNFAELTADWETCQIIDLLNEMYTSFDELLSSHNVYKVETVNDSYMVVGGCPEPHEHHAREVARMAIDMMNTMYDVQHPVTHQSLATQLRIGIHSGSIQAGVVGFERPRYCLFGDTVNVTSRALTNGISGKITITQYTYEKLKVYDEFYFQDPHEVVMKGVDAQVMCYILVMSKRRGSVDSTASRKSRKASATPEWFKYPVENYGDILKRKYLGGKARSVSEGSVGRASSNLLHKPANPLAAIKSPQKKSHERSSNSSYKHSPLASRSSTSAAGKKSGALNHRKSTESSVSRSNSVCAMPAGFIVTQPTSRETDHKRLKKHSSSSMITSMIAEECEERIVNNEATAAVAADCFTGDTDGTNVDDYVPHDDELLDGNSVPLLSIIQETDV, from the exons ATGAATATAGGGGGTGTGTCGTGTAGTTATGTCTTCTCACGTGATCCACGACCTCAACCCATATTTCGTGATTTG AGCAACTTGCTGTTTCACAACTATTCTGAAAACACAACATTTCACAACCTTGAGGCTCCTCCTAAGGGCGGAACAG aACCATACACGGATATTGAGTTGCAGGAACATTATGGAAACAGTTTTATGAAGCAGTTTTCTAATTCGACTTCAATAGACTTGCTGAAGAATATCGCATTCAATCTTTATGATTTTCTTAACTCACTCGAGTCTGTTcactttcatttgtttgttgatgagCTGCCTATGCCGTGGATTCCACAGGGCATGAGATGTGAGAAACGCGAATCAGATAATTCTCTCTTGTTTCACTTCTGCTCGTTACCCAACAGCCATTTTACAGACCCAAGAAACATGGTGGCCGGAATTATCAAGCAATTGGCTTCGTTTGTGTTTAAGATGACGGTGTCAATTGATATGATTTCTGAAGTTTGGGAAGGGAAATTTGATTCCCCCAGACATTGTGTGTTTTCTATTAGGAAAATAACAGAGAAAGGTCAATCTTCAGTTAGTGGCTTGCTTCCTAGTAAAAATGGTCATAAATATTACTTTCCAAAGAAAATGCTGATTTCTCCAAAAACTCTGTTGAAAGCTTGTCCATTTCACATCATATTTGATCATCATCTCGATCTTGTTGAAATTGGATCATCACTGCAGCGAGTTCTCAAGTTCCCAGTGAATGAAGATGGAAGTGTGACTACAGAACTTCACTTCACTCGTGTCTTCAACTTGTTACGTCCAAGATTAGATAACGTGaattttgaaagttttgttgaACACCAAAATTCTGTTGTTGAGTTGCAAATCAAGGACTCTGCTTTAGCTGCCCTAACTGAAGATGAAATAGAACGTAAACGCAGGTCCAAGTTCAAGAAGAATGCTAAAGATGACAAGAAACCGAGTACTTTCAAACGTATATTTAACATTCGTGGTCAGATGATTCATGTTCTTGAGTCTGAGTCGCTGTTGTTCATGGGCATGCCACCTGTTCGTACACTCAATCAAGTAGAAGAATATGGGCTATACGTTAGTGACATTCCTGTTCATGATGCAACAAGGGATCTCATTCTACAAAGTGGTGCACTTGCTGGAAACATCACTCTTGAGAGGCGGCTGATCCGTGCAATGGAAGATATTGAAAAGACTGAAGTATTACTTCGAGAAAAGAAAAAATGTTCAGATAAGCTACTTTGCTCGATGCTTCCTGGTCCTGTAGTTGACACTCttttagaaaacaaaatgaTTAGGCCAAAACTGTTTAAGAGTGTAACAATCATGTTCAGTGATTTGACAAACTTTGCCGAACTGACAGCTGACTGGGAAACATGTCAAATAATTGATCTGCTGAATGAAATGTACACAAGCTTTGACGAGCTTTTATCATCTCATAACGTTTACAAG GTTGAGACAGTGAATGATTCTTATATGGTTGTTGGAGGTTGTCCAGAGCCACATGAACATCATGCTCGAGAGGTTGCGAGGATGGCAATTGACATGATGAACACAATGTATGATGTTCAGCATCCAGTCACACACCAATCATTAGCCACCCAG CTTCGAATTGGCATTCATTCTGGTTCTATTCAAGCTGGTGTGGTAGGCTTTGAACGTCCTCGTTACTGCCTGTTTGGTGATACTGTCAATGTAACCAGTCGAGCTCTGACTAATGGCATTTCCGGCAAGATAACAATTACACAATACACATATGA GAAACTGAAGGTTTATGACGAGTTTTATTTTCAAGATCCTCACGAAGTTGTAATGAAGGGTGTGGATGCACAGGTGATGTGCTACATACTTGTAATGAGCAAACGAAGAGGCTCAGTTGATTCTACAGCAAGTAGGAAATCTCGCAAGGCAAGTGCCACACCTGAATGGTTTAAGTATCCGGTGGAAAACTATGGTGACATTCTCAAGAG GAAATATTTGGGAGGGAAGGCAAGAAGTGTGTCTGAAGGATCAGTTGGAAGAGCAAGTTCCAATTTACTTCACAAGCCTGCAAATCCTCTTGCAGCCATTAAAAGTCCACAGAAGAAAAGTCATGAAAGATCTAGTAATTCTTCATACAAACACAGCCCTTTAGCATCCAGATCAAGCACGAGTGCTGCAGGGAAGAAGAGTGGAGCATTAAATCACCGGAAGAGTACTGAGTCGAGCGTGTCTCGATCAAATAGCGTTTGTGCTATGCCAGCTGGATTCATTGTGACTCAACCAACGAGCAGAGAGACTGATCACAAACGCCTCAAGAAACATTCATCGTCGTCGATGATAACGAGCATGATAGCTGAAGAATGTGAAGAAAGAATCGTCAACAATGAAGCAACTGCAGCTGTGGCTGCTGACTGTTTTACAGGTGATACGGATGGCACTAATGTTGATGACTATGTGCCACATGACGATGAGTTACTGGACGGCAACTCGGTGCCATTGCTTTCAATAATCCAAGAGACagatgtgtga
- the LOC134194030 gene encoding zinc finger CCCH domain-containing protein 11A-like isoform X2 — translation MATKGDDCYFYYNTECLKGDQCPFRHGQAALGNNTVCTLWLQGSYFRSACPFRHMHITPLKSELSCCFEIQPSGCLKPNCPFKHFKLRNVSTLGTSSMLVMSTTQPVVAVRPSVRASTNLVQAQDKETPNFLGVVKEGMTSLSAQSDNKGTSNLTVSGQIVTPTKPIDFLYTTRCAESLQ, via the exons ATGGCTACGAAAGGAGACGATTGTTACTTCTATTATAATACTGAATGTCTGAAG GGTGACCAATGCCCTTTCCGTCACGGTCAAGCTGCACTCGGTAACAACACTGTCTGTACATTGTGGCTACAAGGATCGTACTTTCGATCAGCATGTCCGTTCAGACATATGCATATCACT CCGTTGAAGAGTGAGTTGTCGTGTTGCTTTGAGATTCAACCGAGTGGCTGCCTCAAGCCCAACTGTCCTTTCAAGCATTTCAAGCTGAGAAATGTGAGCACACTGGGAACGAGCTCGATGCTGGtgatgtcaacaacacagCCAGTTG ttgctgtcagaCCGTCTGTTCGTGCTTCTACCAACTTGGTTCAAGCACAGGACAAGGAGACGCCAAATTTCC TTGGAGTTGTAAAGGAAGGGATGACGTCTCTATCAGCCCAGTCAGACAACAAAGGAACATCAAATTTGACTGTTAGTGGGCAGATAGTCACACCAACAAAACCGATAg ATTTCTTGTACACGACGCGCTGTGCAGAAAGTCTACAGTAA
- the LOC134194030 gene encoding zinc finger CCCH domain-containing protein 11A-like isoform X1, producing the protein MATKGDDCYFYYNTECLKGDQCPFRHGQAALGNNTVCTLWLQGSYFRSACPFRHMHITPLKSELSCCFEIQPSGCLKPNCPFKHFKLRNVSTLGTSSMLVMSTTQPVVAVRPSVRASTNLVQAQDKETPNFLGVVKEGMTSLSAQSDNKGTSNLTVSGQIVTPTKPIGHVKKIAYIWKVGSMNGMSK; encoded by the exons ATGGCTACGAAAGGAGACGATTGTTACTTCTATTATAATACTGAATGTCTGAAG GGTGACCAATGCCCTTTCCGTCACGGTCAAGCTGCACTCGGTAACAACACTGTCTGTACATTGTGGCTACAAGGATCGTACTTTCGATCAGCATGTCCGTTCAGACATATGCATATCACT CCGTTGAAGAGTGAGTTGTCGTGTTGCTTTGAGATTCAACCGAGTGGCTGCCTCAAGCCCAACTGTCCTTTCAAGCATTTCAAGCTGAGAAATGTGAGCACACTGGGAACGAGCTCGATGCTGGtgatgtcaacaacacagCCAGTTG ttgctgtcagaCCGTCTGTTCGTGCTTCTACCAACTTGGTTCAAGCACAGGACAAGGAGACGCCAAATTTCC TTGGAGTTGTAAAGGAAGGGATGACGTCTCTATCAGCCCAGTCAGACAACAAAGGAACATCAAATTTGACTGTTAGTGGGCAGATAGTCACACCAACAAAACCGATAg gacatgtgaagaagattgcatATATTTGGAAGGTTGGATCAATGAATGGCATGTCAAAGTAG